A genomic region of Candidatus Nanopelagicales bacterium contains the following coding sequences:
- a CDS encoding helix-turn-helix transcriptional regulator → MRGRRSLTLATVAEATGTSKSTLSHLEREGAAQAEL, encoded by the coding sequence ATGCGCGGTCGACGAAGCCTGACGCTTGCAACTGTCGCCGAGGCAACCGGCACCTCCAAGAGCACCCTGTCGCACCTTGAGAGAGAGGGGGCGGCACAAGCCGAGCTTTGA
- a CDS encoding TetR/AcrR family transcriptional regulator C-terminal domain-containing protein yields the protein MPPTKKLSRERVLEAAVTIADQQGIGGLSMRKLGEALDVEAMSLYNHVANKEDILDGMIDMVFAEIEIPSDADDWKSAMRARALSTRKALLRHPWATPLMQSRTTPGPATLGHHDAVIGTLRNGGFSIELAAHAFSLIDAYIYGFAQQELSLPFETGEQTAELAEAIMAGMPVDRYPHLVELTTEHVLQPGYSY from the coding sequence ATGCCGCCGACTAAGAAGCTCAGCCGAGAACGCGTCCTCGAAGCTGCGGTCACAATCGCCGATCAGCAGGGGATCGGGGGGCTAAGCATGCGCAAGCTCGGTGAGGCGCTTGACGTTGAGGCGATGTCGCTTTACAACCACGTCGCTAACAAAGAGGACATCCTCGACGGAATGATCGACATGGTCTTTGCCGAGATAGAAATTCCTTCCGACGCAGACGATTGGAAGTCGGCAATGCGCGCGCGTGCACTATCGACACGCAAGGCGCTGTTGAGACATCCGTGGGCGACCCCACTGATGCAGTCACGCACCACGCCGGGACCGGCGACACTGGGACACCACGATGCTGTCATTGGGACCCTTCGCAACGGGGGCTTCTCGATCGAACTGGCGGCGCACGCGTTCTCGTTGATCGACGCCTATATCTACGGGTTCGCGCAACAAGAATTGAGCCTGCCGTTCGAGACGGGTGAACAGACCGCCGAGCTTGCCGAGGCGATTATGGCCGGGATGCCTGTCGATCGATATCCGCACCTGGTGGAACTGACAACCGAGCACGTCCTGCAACCCGGTTACAGCTAT
- a CDS encoding NAD(P)-dependent alcohol dehydrogenase, whose product MKAITRHVYGQADALSYEEIDRPTVGADEVMVRIEAAGVDRGVWHLITGLPYPVRLAGYGVRAPKNPVIGMDLAGAVEAVGRNVTTFAPGDRVYGNADGSFAEYATTSADRLARMPANLSFEQAAVVPVSAVAALQGLRKGNVKAGQKVLIIGASGGVGTYAVQIAKAWGAEVTGVCSTSKVHHVKAIGADHVIDYTQQKIASRGEQYDVIIDIGGNRTLTELRRALTPEGTLVIAGGETDGRWLGGTDRQIRAMLLSPFVSQKLGTFICAVNAEDLSVITNLIESGTVNPVVDQIYPLSHAPTAIADLLAGQVRGKLAISVGDHESHSRN is encoded by the coding sequence ATGAAGGCGATCACCCGCCACGTTTACGGCCAAGCAGACGCACTGTCGTACGAAGAGATCGATCGACCCACTGTCGGTGCCGATGAGGTTATGGTTCGGATTGAGGCGGCCGGCGTTGATCGCGGTGTGTGGCACCTCATCACAGGCCTGCCCTACCCCGTGCGCCTAGCTGGCTACGGCGTCCGCGCACCGAAGAACCCAGTGATCGGGATGGACCTAGCCGGAGCGGTCGAAGCCGTGGGACGCAACGTGACCACCTTCGCGCCGGGAGATCGGGTTTATGGCAATGCCGATGGGTCCTTCGCCGAATACGCAACGACATCGGCCGACAGGCTGGCAAGGATGCCCGCGAACCTCTCGTTCGAACAGGCGGCCGTCGTTCCTGTCTCAGCTGTGGCTGCGCTGCAGGGTCTGCGCAAGGGCAACGTGAAGGCTGGTCAGAAAGTCCTCATCATCGGTGCATCCGGTGGAGTTGGCACATACGCCGTCCAGATCGCCAAAGCGTGGGGTGCCGAAGTCACCGGGGTGTGCAGCACATCAAAGGTGCACCACGTCAAGGCAATTGGCGCCGATCACGTCATCGACTACACGCAGCAAAAGATCGCTAGCCGAGGCGAGCAATACGATGTGATCATCGACATTGGCGGCAACCGGACCCTTACCGAACTGCGTCGGGCACTCACCCCGGAGGGCACACTCGTGATCGCAGGAGGTGAAACCGACGGCCGCTGGCTTGGTGGTACCGATCGTCAAATTCGAGCGATGCTGCTCTCACCATTCGTTAGCCAGAAGTTGGGCACGTTCATTTGTGCGGTGAACGCCGAAGACCTCAGCGTCATCACCAACTTGATCGAGTCGGGCACCGTGAACCCCGTGGTCGACCAGATCTACCCCCTGTCCCACGCGCCGACCGCGATCGCCGATCTACTTGCCGGCCAAGTCCGCGGCAAACTGGCGATCAGCGTTGGTGACCACGAAAGTCACTCGCGGAACTGA
- a CDS encoding DUF2306 domain-containing protein, producing the protein MTTQELERPTQVRSGAPRDWTVAIALVALGAIPLIAGALRLIQLAGGPSPIATDGRLSGFPMPVVLHIVCAAIFVPLGAVQFAASVRRRFPAWHQRAGRVAFVAGIGVVISALTMTLLYSQKAGTGDLLYGMRLFFASAMGIGLLLALAAIRRRDIPTHRAWMIRAYAIGIAAGTQAFTGGISEALFGVGVLQGDLAKGAGWVINLAIAEWVIRRQPRIQRPSHRALQAPQELTG; encoded by the coding sequence ATGACCACCCAGGAGTTGGAGCGCCCGACACAGGTGAGGTCGGGCGCTCCCCGAGACTGGACGGTCGCCATCGCGCTGGTGGCGCTGGGTGCGATCCCGCTGATTGCGGGAGCGCTGCGTCTTATCCAGTTGGCCGGAGGCCCGTCGCCGATCGCGACCGATGGCCGCCTCAGCGGGTTTCCAATGCCCGTCGTGCTGCACATCGTCTGCGCAGCGATCTTCGTGCCGCTTGGGGCCGTTCAGTTCGCGGCGAGTGTGCGGCGCCGATTCCCTGCCTGGCACCAACGCGCCGGTCGCGTCGCGTTTGTAGCTGGTATTGGCGTGGTCATCTCGGCGCTGACGATGACCCTGCTGTACTCGCAGAAGGCTGGAACCGGCGACCTGCTCTACGGCATGCGCCTCTTCTTTGCCTCGGCGATGGGCATCGGTCTGCTGCTCGCGCTGGCAGCTATCCGACGACGCGACATTCCCACCCACCGAGCATGGATGATCCGCGCGTACGCGATCGGCATCGCCGCGGGCACCCAAGCCTTCACTGGAGGCATCAGCGAAGCGCTATTCGGCGTTGGAGTTCTGCAAGGCGACCTCGCGAAGGGGGCGGGTTGGGTGATCAACCTCGCGATTGCCGAGTGGGTCATCCGTCGACAGCCGAGAATTCAGCGGCCGAGCCATCGCGCACTTCAAGCACCTCAGGAGTTGACGGGATGA